The following proteins are encoded in a genomic region of Arcobacter cloacae:
- a CDS encoding recombinase family protein yields the protein MTIGYLRVSTDRQTVENQKSEIRAYCNDKLKITVDDWIEVVMSSRKD from the coding sequence ATGACTATTGGATACCTTAGAGTTTCAACTGATAGACAAACTGTTGAAAACCAAAAGAGTGAGATTAGAGCTTACTGTAATGATAAATTAAAGATAACTGTTGATGATTGGATTGAAGTTGTAATGAGTTCAAGAAAAGATTGA
- the istB gene encoding IS21-like element helper ATPase IstB — protein sequence MRNKNTTNLRNSGPVNLENGSLKANIESYCKLLSLSSVADNYESAALDAAKAKLSYQDYLYKLLQQQIVDRVDRSVNARIKKAGFKYMATLDEFDFSFQPQIDEKLIRELATLSFLDSATNVLLVGAPGVGKTHLSIALGLEATKQRRRVKFISAEDLTNELIAANHSNTITDYLESMSRIELLIIDEIGYLDLSREVASLFFRLISKRYEKSSTIITSNKEFQEWGQIFNDDVIATAILDRLLHHSHPFLINGPSYRMKDLLPKSKKKQNLENKNNEI from the coding sequence ATGAGAAATAAAAATACTACAAACTTAAGAAACAGTGGACCAGTTAATTTAGAGAATGGTTCACTAAAAGCAAATATAGAGAGTTATTGTAAACTTTTATCTCTTTCATCAGTGGCAGATAATTATGAAAGTGCAGCACTTGATGCTGCTAAAGCAAAACTATCATATCAAGATTATCTGTATAAACTATTGCAACAACAAATAGTTGATAGAGTAGATAGAAGTGTAAATGCTAGAATTAAAAAAGCAGGATTCAAATATATGGCAACTTTGGATGAGTTTGATTTTAGCTTTCAACCTCAAATAGATGAAAAACTAATACGAGAATTAGCAACTCTAAGCTTTTTAGATAGTGCTACAAATGTACTTTTAGTTGGTGCTCCAGGAGTTGGAAAAACTCATCTTTCAATAGCATTAGGACTTGAAGCCACCAAACAAAGAAGAAGAGTAAAATTTATAAGTGCTGAAGATTTAACCAATGAACTAATAGCTGCAAATCACTCTAATACTATAACAGATTATCTTGAAAGTATGAGTAGAATAGAGTTACTAATAATTGATGAAATTGGATACTTAGACCTTTCAAGAGAAGTAGCATCACTTTTTTTTAGACTTATTTCAAAGAGATATGAAAAATCTTCAACAATAATTACATCAAATAAAGAATTTCAAGAATGGGGACAGATATTTAATGATGATGTGATAGCAACAGCAATACTAGATAGACTTTTACATCATTCACATCCATTTTTAATAAATGGTCCAAGTTATAGAATGAAAGATTTATTGCCAAAAAGTAAAAAGAAACAAAATTTAGAGAATAAAAATAACGAAATTTAA
- a CDS encoding RCC1-like domain-containing protein, producing the protein MKILTLILFFISFSFSSSQNVSLMNDIKSVIQKEEYISLAINKYILQNAKIPKKDDNTLDWDELMTSDYLGTNFNRYNPMTKQNISVVFDSNNSAFIKGVFEAENQHKAEYNYLYNFYINKIFRVNTIPPKNNTKAELVKGSLVLYNSIQNEIVKVINRNTNKIFLPTQACEIGNYYYELKNEKLIYKYCKTATSSIEVYQESPVYLDNLDDLKYIKIEIGEKAYVKDGISWYEYYYEGNGSWIPLGTGRTTGQVNDEISIEDRILSYIPDAKDLVLRRDGGCMLANGDIFCWGNNSYKKAGIENYGQLDKTIKPDYVNTPVMLKVQIEDTEQNNKKWYNNPYRVKFEKMAMNSTNVCGISPIFNYFDNGQKKFGGDLYCNGQITQLYFENVSTAVSETSILGKNKFFGWGKSDKTDDAPKLIKISEDGGPVEKDSSKQELMILRDEIYLTDIVMVEDTIAVLSDNGKIYTIGRNYNGALGIGNSDKFIVQSTPQEVKSNGVSFKKIFALRDIATFGAIDSNNYFYIWGERPNGTVYYEPTIVSHSLKFNPDGIFTNSKDFLLKGVDNKFYRTKNSIDLVSVPEIPSTAISASIYDSGSTQLYVYATENMVLEGSSKYLSCKEKNDSACNSTDTTIFKTALDELNAITNRFNGKDYANFANVSIYQLDTVKTEQYDDFENGVSTWQLKTYSDTQFKNLTKTETPSILTATESSADTANSRVTERVDPTKIIAGQVRSSKYYGIQLGYQALEKTFNFGSQYANNEVELEFDFYEIDTWDMERFQVLLNDQLISEDAFIHDCHEQFTETNDTGIYTLSLGKHYKDDKRVCNDQNSSLYNLAYSRFDDEKYIYKLKGKLDSNGNLKVVFRVRNAVSGEYGWTTWSYGQTIDDESWAIDNVRVKVKETSKTFVCAMTGIGSSSQMYCWGNVGRSIPILSTSLYDVGKISTINKLFISTESDKTSQMAFDNFNDSGNLFLKYPTYIGGFDYPFYFK; encoded by the coding sequence ATGAAAATTTTAACATTGATACTATTTTTTATAAGTTTTTCTTTTTCTTCAAGTCAAAATGTTTCATTGATGAATGATATAAAAAGTGTTATTCAAAAAGAAGAATATATATCGCTTGCAATAAATAAATATATTTTACAAAATGCAAAAATTCCTAAAAAAGATGATAATACGCTGGATTGGGATGAACTTATGACTAGTGATTATTTAGGAACAAATTTTAATAGATACAATCCTATGACAAAACAGAATATATCAGTTGTTTTTGATTCAAATAATAGTGCTTTTATAAAGGGAGTTTTTGAAGCTGAAAATCAACATAAAGCTGAATATAATTATTTGTATAATTTTTATATAAATAAGATTTTTAGAGTAAATACAATTCCGCCAAAAAATAATACAAAAGCAGAACTTGTAAAAGGTTCTTTAGTTTTATATAACTCAATTCAAAATGAAATTGTAAAAGTTATAAATAGAAATACAAATAAAATATTTTTACCTACTCAAGCTTGTGAAATTGGAAACTATTACTATGAATTAAAAAATGAAAAATTGATATATAAATATTGTAAAACAGCCACATCTTCTATAGAAGTTTATCAAGAATCACCAGTGTATTTAGATAATTTAGATGATTTAAAATATATAAAAATTGAAATAGGTGAAAAAGCTTATGTAAAAGATGGTATTTCTTGGTATGAGTATTATTATGAGGGAAATGGCTCTTGGATTCCTTTGGGAACAGGTAGAACTACAGGACAAGTAAATGATGAAATAAGTATAGAAGATAGGATTTTATCATATATCCCTGATGCAAAAGATTTGGTTTTAAGACGTGATGGTGGATGTATGCTTGCAAATGGAGATATCTTTTGCTGGGGAAATAATAGTTATAAAAAAGCTGGTATTGAGAACTATGGACAACTTGATAAAACTATAAAACCTGACTATGTAAATACACCTGTAATGTTGAAAGTTCAAATAGAAGATACAGAACAAAATAATAAAAAATGGTACAACAATCCATATAGAGTAAAATTTGAAAAAATGGCTATGAATAGTACAAATGTTTGTGGAATTTCTCCTATATTTAACTATTTTGATAATGGTCAAAAGAAGTTTGGTGGAGATTTATATTGTAATGGTCAAATAACTCAATTATATTTTGAAAATGTATCAACAGCTGTTAGTGAAACTTCTATTCTTGGAAAAAATAAGTTTTTTGGATGGGGTAAAAGTGATAAAACAGATGATGCTCCTAAATTAATAAAAATATCAGAAGATGGTGGACCTGTAGAAAAGGATTCTTCAAAACAAGAATTGATGATTTTAAGAGATGAGATTTATTTAACTGATATTGTGATGGTTGAAGATACGATAGCCGTATTATCTGATAATGGTAAAATATATACTATAGGAAGAAATTACAATGGAGCTTTAGGAATAGGGAATAGTGATAAATTTATTGTTCAATCAACACCTCAAGAGGTTAAAAGTAATGGAGTTTCTTTTAAAAAGATATTTGCACTAAGAGACATCGCAACTTTTGGAGCAATCGATAGCAATAACTATTTTTATATTTGGGGTGAAAGACCAAATGGAACAGTTTATTATGAGCCTACAATTGTAAGTCATTCTTTAAAGTTTAATCCAGATGGTATTTTTACAAATAGTAAAGATTTTCTTCTAAAAGGTGTAGATAATAAATTTTACAGAACAAAAAATAGTATAGATTTAGTATCTGTTCCAGAGATACCAAGTACAGCAATAAGTGCTTCTATTTATGATAGTGGTTCTACTCAGTTGTATGTTTATGCAACTGAAAATATGGTTTTAGAAGGAAGTAGTAAATATCTAAGTTGCAAAGAAAAAAATGATTCAGCTTGCAATAGCACTGATACCACTATATTTAAAACAGCTTTAGATGAATTAAATGCTATTACGAATAGATTTAATGGAAAAGATTATGCAAATTTTGCAAATGTATCTATTTACCAGCTGGATACTGTAAAAACTGAACAATATGATGACTTTGAAAATGGAGTTAGTACATGGCAGTTAAAAACGTATAGTGATACTCAATTTAAAAATCTTACAAAAACAGAAACACCTTCTATTTTAACTGCAACTGAAAGCTCTGCAGATACTGCAAATTCAAGAGTTACGGAAAGAGTGGACCCAACTAAGATAATAGCTGGACAAGTTCGTAGTTCTAAATATTATGGAATTCAATTAGGGTATCAAGCTTTAGAAAAAACTTTTAATTTTGGTAGCCAGTATGCAAATAATGAAGTTGAGTTAGAATTTGATTTTTACGAAATTGATACTTGGGATATGGAAAGATTTCAAGTTTTATTAAATGATCAATTAATATCTGAAGATGCATTTATTCATGATTGTCATGAACAATTCACAGAAACTAATGATACTGGAATTTATACATTGAGTTTAGGAAAACATTATAAGGACGATAAAAGAGTATGTAATGATCAAAATTCAAGTTTATACAATTTGGCATATTCAAGATTTGATGATGAAAAATATATTTATAAGTTAAAAGGAAAATTAGATAGTAATGGAAATTTAAAAGTTGTATTTAGAGTAAGAAATGCTGTTTCTGGAGAATATGGTTGGACAACATGGTCTTATGGACAAACAATAGATGATGAATCTTGGGCAATTGATAATGTACGTGTAAAAGTAAAAGAGACAAGTAAAACTTTTGTTTGTGCTATGACTGGAATTGGAAGTTCTTCTCAGATGTACTGTTGGGGGAATGTGGGACGAAGTATACCTATTTTAAGTACATCTTTATATGATGTTGGTAAAATATCTACTATAAATAAGTTATTTATCTCTACTGAGAGTGATAAGACAAGCCAAATGGCTTTTGATAACTTTAATGATTCAGGAAATCTATTTTTAAAATATCCCACTTATATTGGTGGGTTTGATTATCCATTTTATTTTAAATAA
- a CDS encoding tyrosine-type recombinase/integrase: MSSSKYIYETKFGYKFRLRIPKGLRVYFDDKSEIIKTITIENYKKALAVARIYRVEFDKLIVSLSLNHSDKAITKQLVKNYYVNVLNNTRGYKKPDEAVREINYPYAIDSFIKHLNASETMSDKFKDEMINFFDEIFRHITKGLVLKLVDIDDLINLKARLKNMPIRTKQPYRSMTIAQLLSVKSIEEKDKVSTTTLKKYLKWTRRFYKFAYASRFIDVDIASFLESPKAELSAQMEREPFEIEEVRKSFKLIDKVLSDGNLKLIYKILAYTGMRISELSKGQLKQEGHIFFIDLSEESCSLKTKSSHRKIPLHKDLILLDVHKKYNQLRGLFRDEYISKKFREQVKPHLTNNPRKTLYSYRHTLATQLKYAEVNPIVISEILGHSHEGMTMGRYASRYPLEVLKEAIDRLEF; encoded by the coding sequence ATGTCTAGCAGTAAATACATTTACGAGACAAAGTTTGGCTATAAGTTTAGATTAAGAATACCTAAGGGACTTAGAGTTTACTTTGATGACAAATCAGAAATTATAAAAACAATCACTATTGAAAACTACAAGAAAGCTTTAGCAGTTGCTAGAATATACAGAGTTGAGTTTGATAAGCTAATTGTATCTCTTTCCCTTAATCATTCTGACAAAGCCATTACTAAACAACTTGTAAAGAACTATTATGTAAACGTTCTAAATAACACTAGAGGCTATAAAAAGCCTGATGAAGCTGTAAGAGAGATAAACTATCCTTATGCTATTGATAGCTTCATTAAACACCTTAATGCTTCTGAAACAATGTCAGATAAGTTCAAAGATGAAATGATTAATTTTTTTGATGAAATATTCAGACATATAACAAAAGGATTAGTTCTAAAGCTTGTTGATATTGATGACCTAATTAATCTTAAAGCAAGACTAAAAAATATGCCTATTAGAACTAAACAGCCGTATAGGTCTATGACAATAGCTCAACTGTTGAGTGTTAAATCAATAGAGGAAAAAGATAAAGTAAGTACAACAACACTAAAAAAGTATCTAAAGTGGACTAGAAGATTTTACAAGTTTGCATATGCTTCAAGATTTATTGATGTTGATATTGCTTCATTTTTGGAGTCACCTAAAGCAGAACTTTCAGCACAAATGGAAAGAGAGCCTTTTGAAATTGAAGAGGTTAGAAAATCATTTAAGCTTATTGATAAAGTTTTATCTGATGGCAACTTGAAGTTAATCTACAAAATATTAGCATATACTGGAATGAGAATATCAGAGTTATCTAAAGGTCAATTAAAGCAAGAGGGACATATCTTTTTTATTGACTTATCTGAAGAGAGCTGTAGTCTTAAAACTAAATCTAGTCATAGAAAAATACCTTTACACAAAGATTTGATTTTATTAGATGTTCATAAAAAATATAATCAGCTTAGAGGACTGTTTAGAGATGAATATATCAGTAAAAAGTTTAGAGAACAAGTTAAACCTCATCTTACAAACAATCCAAGAAAGACACTTTATTCTTACAGACATACACTAGCAACACAGCTTAAATATGCAGAGGTTAATCCTATTGTTATATCTGAAATATTAGGTCATAGTCACGAGGGAATGACTATGGGAAGATATGCTTCAAGGTATCCACTTGAGGTTTTAAAAGAGGCTATAGATAGGTTAGAGTTTTAA